In Capsicum annuum cultivar UCD-10X-F1 chromosome 7, UCD10Xv1.1, whole genome shotgun sequence, one genomic interval encodes:
- the LOC107876717 gene encoding uncharacterized protein LOC107876717 produces the protein MDIWVQSVGGKKKGRVKGLGSLGRSVKAPNNSTSTFSKEIDEMIKSQVDASNADLYAQLQNERKKNKRMRNELYLLIKHVYNKSSSNDERRSQEDNQANEDKSDDYSDDVNESDNPDNVNESDSDPDGW, from the coding sequence ATGGATATCTGGGTACAATCTGTTGgtggaaagaaaaaaggaagagtCAAAGGTCTTGGCTCCCTGGGTCGAAGTGTAAAGGCACCTAACAAttcaacatcaactttttcaaaagAAATTGATGAGATGATTAAGTCTCAAGTTGATGCTTCAAATGCTGATTTGTATGCTCAGTTGCAGAATGAgcgaaagaaaaataagaggatGAGAAATGAATTATACTTGTTGATAAAGCATGTATAcaacaaatcatcttcaaatgatgaacgccgatctcaagaagacaaccaagcTAATGAGGATAAAAGTGATGATTACTCTGACGACGTGAATGAAAGTGATAATCCTGATAAcgtgaatgaaagtgattctgaccctgatggttggtag